The Reinekea forsetii genome contains the following window.
GCAAGATGGCGGCAAATTCCTCGGCACTGTGGTGTTTGGCCGTGCCCAGCTCCTCTGGGTCTTCTTCGGCGATCACCTGCTGACTGGCCGGCGCTGGCGCACCAACCTTGTTGAGGATGCAACCGACCACTTTCCTATGATGGATGCCACCGAATAGACTGGCCGTCATCTTAATGCGTTCATTCAGTTGAGCCGTGCTGTCGCTGTTCTTGGCCGAGACCAGAATAACATCGGCGTCCAACGCCTTGGCCATATTGCGATTCAGCTCGGCGATGTAATTTTCATCGGCAACCGGCACCAGGCCTTCGACGATTAGAATGTCAGCATCTTCGCCCGACGCCTGGGAGAGCTGGATGACTTCTTCCATCAGGCGGTCGGCCTGGCCCAGGGCCAGTTGCTGCTGAGCATGGGCCAGCTTGATTGGCTTTTCTGGGTGTAAGCCGAGCGTTACATTGACTAGGTGGGTTGAACGTTCAGGGCCTTGCTCCTTGTCAAATTGCTGGGCGATCGGCTTGCAAAAAGCGACTCGAACGCCCAATTGCTCCAAGGCTCGGACCAGGCCGAGACAGACCGATGTGAGGCCAGTGCCGGCGCCGGTGGCGGTGACAAAATATGTATATTTCACGTTGCGTTACCTTTTAAGCTATCGCATTAAATTAGAGCTAGAGCGGCTCGGGCAATCATTAATTCTTCTTTGGTCTCAATGACCACGACCTTTGGGCCTGGCCCGGTCGAGATGACGCCGAGCATATCGCCATTGCGGGCATTGAGCTCGTTGTCCAATCGGAAGCCAAAGATCGCCAGATTTTCAATCACCGTAGCGCGAATAAATCGAGAGTTTTCGCCGATACCGCCGGTAAATACCAGGGCATCCAGGCGGGTCAGCGCGGTTGCCAAACCGCCGATATGGCGCGCCAGGCGAAAGCAGAAAACCGCCAGCGCCAATTGTGCCCGTTCGACCCCCTCATTAGCCGCGGCCTCCAAGGTGCGCATATCATTGGACAGGCCCGAGAGGCCGAGCATACCGCTTTCCTTGTTGAGCATGTTGGTAACCGTTTCGACATCCCAACCCTTCTGTTGGTACAAAAACTGGTGCAAACCCGGGTCGACATCGCCACTGCGCGTGCCCATGACCAGGCCTTCCAGTGGCGTCATACCCATCGTGGTGTCCATTGATTGGCCGTTGGCCACGGCACAGGCGCTGCAGCCATTGCCCAGATGGGCGCTGATGATGCCGTGCTGCGCGCTAATACCCAATCGTGTGGCGGCTTCGGCGGCGACGTACTGATGGCTCACGCCATGGAAACCATAGCGGCGCACACCCTGTTGCTCATAGAGCTTATAAGGCACCGCATACAAGAAGGCCTTGGGCGCTAGGCTTTGGTGAAAGGCGGTGTCGAACACCGCGACCTGAGGAATGTCTGGATAGAGCGTCGCCAGTGCCTCTATGCCAGCCAGATTGGCCGGATTGTGTAACGGTGCCAGCGCAATACACTGACGAATGCTAGCCAGGACCTCATCCGTTACGATAACCGGATCACTAAAAACCTCGCCGCCGTGCACCACACGGTGACCGATCACCTTGGGCAAGTGATGCAACAGCTGCTGCTCGGTCAATACCGCAATGATCTGGGTCAGGACCGTTGCATAGTCGCTGTCGTGTAGGGCTTGGCGATATTCGCCATCGGCCCAGCGCAGCGTCAGCGCGGCAGCGTCTGAGCCGAGCCGTTCTGCCAGTCCACTGGCGGTTTCGGTCTGATGAGTCATATCAAAGAGTGAGAATTTTACCGAAGAGCTACCTGAGTTTATGACGAGAATATTTTGTGACATTGTCCAGCCTGATAGTGTTGGCGTTGAATTCATGCGAAGAGGCATATTGCAGGGATTATACCCAGCAACACCTAAAAAAACCCAGAAAGGTAGCAAATACGGCTACACTGGCTGCTCACAGCCATCCAATTGAAGGTTTGCCGATCATGATGTCGATCCAATTGAAGCGAATTGTGCGGATTTCTCCCTTACTTTTCATCTGTTTAATGAACCAATCGGCTGCTAAGTTGATGGTGGTCATCGAACAGGCCGCCGTGAGCGGTGGTTATCTTATCGTGCAGACCGATCCAGGCAACTCGGTTCAGTTTCAAGATCGTCTGTACCAGACCGATAGTGACGGTTATCTAGCCATTGGCATTGGCCGAGAGCTTGCCGGCCAGCATGAACTGGCGGTCACCGATGACATCGGTCAGACCGAAAGCCTCGACCTGTGGATTGACAGTCGGAGTTTTAATATTCAACGGGTGAGTGGGTTGCCGAAGGAGTTGGTCACGCCACCCAAATCGTTCACTGATCGAATCGTACGCGAAGCACAGGCGGTCAAGCGTGCACGAGCCGCAGGCAATGAGCTTCTATTTTGGCGCGAAGAACAATTTATTTGGCCGGCTCAGGGTCGCATTTCGGGCGTCTATGGCAGTCAACGCTACTATAACGACATTCCCGGCTCGCCCCATTGGGGCGTTGATATTGCCAGCCCGACCGGCTCCCCTGTGATAGCCCCGGCTGGGGGTATCGTGGTCCTGGCCGAAGCGGATCTCTATTTTAGCGGCGGTACGCTGGTCTTGGATCACGGGGGCGGCCTGAGTAGCAGCTTCCTACATCTATCTAAACTGTTGGTTGAGGTCGGCCAGGTGGTTGCCCAAGGTCAATTGTTGGCTGAAATCGGCGCATCCGGTCGTGCCACCGGGCCACATCTGGATTGGCGGATGAACCTGCACGGCGAACGGATCGATGCCGTGCTCTGGGTTGATACGCCGGTGCCCTGAGGGCCAATTGCCCAGATAGGACCCCGACCGCTAAATAATCATTCCGCTAGGCAAATGAGGCAGTTAATTCCCTTGTGTTTTTTTTCAAGGTTCCGCACCATGTCTAGGTCAAACACGTATAAAAAAAATAGAGAGATCCTAAATGATAAACAAAACATTATTAGCTGTTGCAATTGCGGGTGTATCGTTACTGAATGTAGCCCAAGCTGACGTCAAAATTGGTTTTCTGGGTGGTTTTACTGGTCCAATCGAAAGTCTGACCCCACCGATCTTTGAAGGCGCCAAGGTAGCCATTGCCCACGTCAACACCCAGGGTGGCCTGCTGCAGGGTGAAATGATTGAAATGCCCAGTGCCGATACAACCTGTGTTGACGCCTCAGCCGCCTCTAATGGCGCAGACCGCCTGATCAACAGCGAAGGCGCTATTGCCCTAGTTGGTGGCCTGTGCTCTGGCGCGACGATTGCCGCTGCGAACAATATCGCCATACCGGCCGGCGTGCCGATGATTTCTCCGGCATCC
Protein-coding sequences here:
- a CDS encoding acetate/propionate family kinase, which codes for MPLRMNSTPTLSGWTMSQNILVINSGSSSVKFSLFDMTHQTETASGLAERLGSDAAALTLRWADGEYRQALHDSDYATVLTQIIAVLTEQQLLHHLPKVIGHRVVHGGEVFSDPVIVTDEVLASIRQCIALAPLHNPANLAGIEALATLYPDIPQVAVFDTAFHQSLAPKAFLYAVPYKLYEQQGVRRYGFHGVSHQYVAAEAATRLGISAQHGIISAHLGNGCSACAVANGQSMDTTMGMTPLEGLVMGTRSGDVDPGLHQFLYQQKGWDVETVTNMLNKESGMLGLSGLSNDMRTLEAAANEGVERAQLALAVFCFRLARHIGGLATALTRLDALVFTGGIGENSRFIRATVIENLAIFGFRLDNELNARNGDMLGVISTGPGPKVVVIETKEELMIARAALALI
- a CDS encoding M23 family metallopeptidase, whose product is MMSIQLKRIVRISPLLFICLMNQSAAKLMVVIEQAAVSGGYLIVQTDPGNSVQFQDRLYQTDSDGYLAIGIGRELAGQHELAVTDDIGQTESLDLWIDSRSFNIQRVSGLPKELVTPPKSFTDRIVREAQAVKRARAAGNELLFWREEQFIWPAQGRISGVYGSQRYYNDIPGSPHWGVDIASPTGSPVIAPAGGIVVLAEADLYFSGGTLVLDHGGGLSSSFLHLSKLLVEVGQVVAQGQLLAEIGASGRATGPHLDWRMNLHGERIDAVLWVDTPVP